From a single Chitinophaga sp. Cy-1792 genomic region:
- a CDS encoding DNA-3-methyladenine glycosylase I produces the protein MGTVEKIRCGWATKDKLYQDYHDHEWGTPNHDDHTLFEMLCLEGAQAGLSWYTVLTKRENYRKAFDNFDAHKMAKYNEKKIASLLENPGIIRNKLKVNAFVTNAKAFLEVQKEFGTFDRYIWSFVNHKPIRNHFKSMSEVPAKTAISDAMSKDLLKRGFKFVGSTICYAYMQAVGMVNDHVADCWKSKK, from the coding sequence ATGGGAACTGTAGAGAAAATACGCTGTGGCTGGGCTACAAAAGATAAGTTATACCAGGATTATCACGACCATGAATGGGGTACTCCTAACCATGACGACCATACGTTGTTTGAAATGCTTTGTCTGGAAGGTGCACAGGCCGGTCTTAGCTGGTATACCGTGCTTACCAAAAGAGAAAATTACCGCAAGGCATTCGATAACTTCGATGCGCATAAAATGGCGAAGTACAACGAAAAGAAAATAGCTTCGTTGCTGGAGAATCCGGGTATCATCCGTAATAAATTAAAGGTAAATGCCTTTGTAACCAATGCAAAAGCATTCCTGGAAGTGCAAAAGGAGTTTGGCACTTTTGACAGGTATATCTGGTCATTTGTAAACCACAAACCTATCCGGAACCACTTTAAGTCTATGTCGGAAGTACCTGCAAAAACGGCCATTTCCGATGCGATGAGCAAAGACCTGCTGAAACGTGGTTTTAAGTTTGTGGGCAGCACTATCTGTTACGCCTATATGCAGGCTGTGGGTATGGTCAATGACCATGTGGCGGATTGCTGGAAATCGAAGAAATAA